From the genome of Methylocystis heyeri:
GCACGGCGGAAGGCGTGACCTCGCTGCAGATGGACATCAAGATCGCCGGCATCACCGAGGAAATCATGAAGGTCGCGCTGGCCCAGGCCCGCGACGGCCGCATGCACATCCTCGGCGAGATGGCCAAGGCCATCTCCAGCTCGCGCGCGGAGCTCGGCGAATTCGCCCCCCGCATCGAGACCCTGAAGATCGCCACCGACAAGATCCGCGAAGTGATCGGCACCGGCGGCAAGGTCATCCGCGAGATCGTGGAAAAGACCGGCGCCAAGATCAATATCGAGGACGACGGCACCGTGAAGGTCGCCTCCTCCGACGCCAATTCGATCAAGGCCGCGATCAACTGGATCAAGTCCATCGCCTCCGATCCGGAGGTCGGCGCAATCTATGACGGCACCGTGGTGAAGACCGCCGACTTCGGCGCCTTCGTCAATTTCTTCGGCGCCAAGGACGGCCTCGTCCACATCTCGCAGCTCTCCAGCCAGCGCGTCGCCAAGACCACCGATGTGGTGAAAGAGGGCGACAAGGTGAAGGTGAAGCTGCTCGGCTTCGACGATCGCGGCAAGGTCCGCCTCTCGATGCGCGTGGTGGATCAGACGACGGGCGAAGACCTCGAAGCCAAGGCCAAGACCGAAGCCAAGGCTGCCGCCGAAGGCGCCGAGCAGCCCGCGACCGAATAAGCGGGAAGCATTTTCTCGATCAATGGCCCTCTCGCCTTACGGCGAGGGGGCTTTTTTTGTTTTTCGCCCCGCGGCAGCGGTCGAGAGGTCTTAATTCCAGGGATTGAGAAGCTGCACGCCCATCGGCTCGAAGCCGGCGATATTACGCCCCATGCGAGGGACTAGAAATGACTCAAGGGCTCTGCTTGAGCGCGTCCAGGACAGCGGCAAAAAGCAGCATCAGGGAGCGAGGCGCGTCATTGAAGCGCACAGCGCCATAGCTTTCATACCATTGCGCTGCTCGATCATCTTTGGCGTCGATCAGAACCGCCACGCCGCCAACCTGTTCCGCCACCATCATGCAGCGTTCGCCGGCGCGCAGCAGCAGGCTTCCGCCCAGACCGCGCCCGTGCAGGCTTTGATCAACAGCAAGGCGGCCAAGCCGAAATACCGGCACTTCATATCGACCGAGACCACCACGCGTCATCACCGCGGGAGCCCGGTCGAATTTTATCGAGGCCGGACATAGGGTGTAGAAACCAAGAATATGAGCGGGCTCACCGCGCGGCGTCGCCACGAAGCATTTTGCGCCGCCGCTTTCGTGGTTCTGTCGCGCATAGCGTTTCAGATAGGTATTGAGATCGTCATCTCCGCAATTGAAGGCGTTGCGGTCATGCTGTTTGCCAAGCGGGCTTTCCTCCCAAGATATTTCCGTCATTTAAGAACAAAACCGGCCTTCGCCGCGCGAATGAGACGCTCGTTCGCCTTGGGGGGATTTTCCAAAAGATCGAGGATGAGCAAGGAGTCGCGTTCCGACAATTGGAGCGTTTCGTAGTCGGAAATCACTTCCTTCGCGCGCGGCAGGACGGATCGCAAAATAAAGCTGGTCAGGTCGAGCCGCTCAATCGCAGCGGCGCGGGCGAGCACTGCCTTGTCTTCAGGCTTCAGGCGGAGTTCGACTCGCCCATTCTCGACATGCTCGCGTGGCAAGATGCACCTCCCTAAATTTTTGCCACAATACGGATCTTATCCGTACAATCCAAGAATATTCGCTGGCCTAGCCATGACCTGCCGCCTAGAGCATTTTCAAGTCAGGCGGAAACGCCTGACGACTCGGAAAATGCGATAATCTAAGAAGTTAGAGCGCCGGTTTTGATTCAATCAAAACCGCAAGCGCTCTTGGCGACGCAGCTCCGCGATCAGGAGAGCGCAGATTTGAAAAAAAGCAATTCTCGTTTAAGCGACGGGTTCCATCCGCAACGGAGCCCGCAAAATGCTTTTTCGCTCAGCTTTGGCCATCGCTTTTTCCATTGGCGCAAATTGCGCCCTCGCCGAAACCGCCGCCTATGAACGGGTGATCTCCGCCGTGACTTTGAGCTTTGGCGACGACGGCGCGGCCGATCGCGCCGTGCTGGTCAGCGATCTCGACTCCAGCGCCGATCTCTATGTCTATCGCGACGTGTCCGAGGCCAAGGCGGACAAGCCCATGAAGCCGGCGCTGGTGAAGAAAGCCATCGCCTTCGACGGCGGCATGTGGGGCTCGCGGCCCTCGCTCGAAACCAACGCCAAGGGTTCGCTGGTCGTCAAATCCCAGAACGACGCGGTCGGCCGCAACCGCTGGACCCAGACCATGACGGTCGTCTATCGCAATCGCGAATATCTGGTCGCGGGGCTGACCTATGTGACCTATGACACGCTCGACCCCAAGGCCAACGGTCAATGCGACATCAATTATCTGGCCGGCAAGGGAACCCGCAACGGCAAGCCCATCGAGGCCAAATTCAACGCCGTCAAGCTGATCGACTGGACCGACGACAAATTGCCGAAAGAGTGCCAGTTCTAATACTGTCCGGCGCCGTCGCTGCGAGGAGCAATTCCCAAGTCGTAACGAGGTCAAAAACTCAGCGGGTGGTTCATTGCGAGGAGCGCAGCGACGCGGCAATCCAGGGGGATTGGCGCGCCCCTGGATCGCTTCGCCTCCGGCTCGCGATGACGCGCCATCTGGCGGAATGACTGCTACCCCCGCTCCAAAATCTCTTTCAGCGCCTCGTCCAGCGCTTCGGCCGGAGGCTCCAGCAGCGAGGCGTCCTGCGTGAAGATCAGAACGCAGCGCACCGTCTTCTCGGGGTAGAGCCGCGCCGCCGCAGCGCGGTAGAGCGCGAGCTGCCGCAATTGCGCGGGACTGGTCGCCTCGCGCGGGCGCCCCGTTTTGAAATCGGCGACGAAGACTTCGCTTTCCGTCACCGCGAGGCGATCGATGCGGCCGGCGATGTCGAGCGCGCCGCGCGGCGTCTCCAGGCGCGCGACGATATCGACCTCCGCCGCGGAACCCGGGCCGAACAGCGGGGCGCAAAGCGAATCCTCGATCACCCGGATCGCTGCGCGTGCGACTTCTTCGCGCAATGGCCCGGAGAGACCCGGCGCGCGCAACTGAAGGAAGCGCTGCGCTGCGCCGCTGCGTTTCTGCGGCGCGCATTTGGGCAGATGCTGAAGCAGCGCATGGGTGAGCCGCCCGATCAGCAGCCGGTCTGCGTCCCGTTTCGTCGCCGCCCCGGCGGCGTAAGGGGTGAAAACATCGGCGCCGGCGAGCGCGCTCGAAGGGCGCAGCGGCGGCATGGGCGAGCCTTCCGGCGGCGCCGGCGTGCGGGCGAAGGCCGGAATTTCAATGCGCCTTTCCTCCGCGGCCCCGCGCGGAAGCGAAAGCGGCTCCGGCGCCGCGGGGCTGCGCAAAATCCGCCTCTCGCCGTCATGAGGATCGGGAAGAGACTCAAACGAGGGCTCTAGCGCGTTGCGTATGCTCAGATACCAGCATCCTTCCGCAGGCGCTTTCTCGCCGTGATAGGCGGCGACATAAAGCCGCTCTTCGGCGCGGGTCAGCGCCACATAGAGCAGGCGCTGATATTCCCCGCGCGCAGCCTCGCGCAGCCTCTCCCGCTCGCGCGCGACGGCGGCGCAATCGGCGTCGGTTTTCGGCGACCAGGCGAGACTGGCGTCGCCCGCCTCTCCGCCCTGCCCGAGCGCGAAGATCTTGGGGTCGTGACGTCCGGTCGGCGCGCCGCAGGTGTCGGGCATGAACACGATCTTCGCTTCGAGCCCTTTCGAGGCGTGAACCGTCATGACGCGAACGGCGCCGCCCGCGGCCTCCATGTCGCGTTTGATCGACACGTCGAGTTTTTCGACGCTCGCCAGAAAAGCGGTGAGTCCGCCGGGTTCGTCGCTTTCGAAATCGAGCGCGAGCCGCAAAAACTCGTCTATCGCGTCATTGGCCTCTGGCCCTAGCCGCGCAATCAACCTCTCGCGGCCGCGTCCCGCGCCCAGCGCGCGGGTGAAGAAATCGAAAGGGCGCAATCGCCGCGCGTCGCGCCGCCATTGCTCGCATGATTCGGCCGCCTCCCGCAGACGCGGGTCGGTTGCGACGGCGAGCGCATCGGCGAGCGGGCCGGAACGCCCCGGCGCCAGCGCCAGGAGATCGTCGTCGGAAAGCCCCGCCAACGGCGATTTCAAAAGCTCGGCCAGCGAAAGATCGTCGCCCTGCAAAAGCGCGGCGCGGGCCAGCGCGCAAAGATCCATCACCGCGATATGATCGAGGAGGTCCAGCCGGTCGGCGCCGGCCACGGCTATTCCCTGTTCCTTCAGGGCTCGGATCATC
Proteins encoded in this window:
- a CDS encoding GNAT family N-acetyltransferase — encoded protein: MTEISWEESPLGKQHDRNAFNCGDDDLNTYLKRYARQNHESGGAKCFVATPRGEPAHILGFYTLCPASIKFDRAPAVMTRGGLGRYEVPVFRLGRLAVDQSLHGRGLGGSLLLRAGERCMMVAEQVGGVAVLIDAKDDRAAQWYESYGAVRFNDAPRSLMLLFAAVLDALKQSP
- a CDS encoding DUF1778 domain-containing protein gives rise to the protein MPREHVENGRVELRLKPEDKAVLARAAAIERLDLTSFILRSVLPRAKEVISDYETLQLSERDSLLILDLLENPPKANERLIRAAKAGFVLK